A stretch of Cicer arietinum cultivar CDC Frontier isolate Library 1 chromosome 5, Cicar.CDCFrontier_v2.0, whole genome shotgun sequence DNA encodes these proteins:
- the LOC101491573 gene encoding uncharacterized protein isoform X3, which translates to MAAPPPTKDQVLSLLAAANNHGDISVKTTSLKQAKHLLLSLHPSLAADLYPYLLELQSSPESLVRKLLIQIIEDIGFRAVEHSPSLISSLLTFLRDSDVTVVKQSIISGTNIFCSCFEEMIMQFQQCGKVERWLEDIWMGMLKFKEAVFEIAMEGGSSGIKLLALKFLEVFVLLFTSDIHDPEKSSNEGVSQAVNISWLVGCHPVLDPMVLTTEANRTISILLKLLQSAGSLPGCLTITVVNCLASIARKRSQHYDTILSALLDFDPNFQTVKGCHVASIQYSLRTAFLGFLRCTYSPILESRERLIRSLRAMNAGDAADQVIRQVDKMIKNGDRFTRDARVSKDDQPSTQSPISGELTRKRPVSHDSEQLANGHESIAKRIRSGPDSDFTLPAQINDSGRDLSSVNGVSPNVPVLDRELTAVEQMIAVIGALIAEGERGAESLEILISQIHPDLLADIVIANMKHLPKAPPPLARLGNPSVNQQIGSQVSQSQVIAASASMSSVQSLAVSAQAQFPASTPTATTSSPSDTSNFSNLPADSKRDPRRVKSARSLQELDPRRLDPRRGAIIPGGAAVSITDDTGAAKLEYEDPVSSIKPASYPVPSTDGDTQSDITIKIKTDDMISDGSLVSGPDQVTPKTEALERPGDHRISEANASLDLGVSSTDSRDEDLSTVNISDDAEINGTDPSSLLELDQFSIDVQVPSTSEDTCLELPQLPPYVQLSQEQESKVKHMAISHILESYKQLHGADCQQFCMPLLARLVAQIDDDNGITVMLQKHILEDHWRKGHEFVLHVLYHLHSLTISDSVRNSSSSAVLYDNFLLGVAKTLLDSFPASDKSFSRLLGEVPFLPESALKILNDLCYSDVIDHDGKVIRDIERVTQGLGAIWSLILGRPQNRQDCLGIVLKCAVHSQDEIRAKAIRLVTNKLFQLSYIAEDVVKFATKMLLSAVDHEVSDAVQSGPTEQRAEVKSLEISGTSQVLESTISENDTARVAKPTIQSVSSISFSEAQRLISLFFALCTKKPSLLQVVFDVYGQASRTVKQAFHRHIPNLVRALGQSYSELLSIISDPPKGSENLLTLVLQILTQDTTPSSDLISTVKHLYETKFRDVTILVPLLSSLSKTEVLPIFPRLVDLPLEKFQRALAHILQGSAHTGPALTPVEVLVAIHGIVPEKDGLALKKITDACSACFEQRTVFTQQVLAKALNQMVDQTPLPLLFMRTVIQAVDAFPALVDFVMEILSKLVTKQVWRMPKLWVGFLKCVYQTQPRSFHVLLQLPPQQLESALNRHANLRGPLASYANQPTVKSSLTRKGGIQELLQ; encoded by the exons TTTCAACAGTGTGGTAAAGTTGAGAGGTGGTTAGAAGATATTTGGATGGGAATGCTCAAGTTCAAGGAGGCTGTTTTTGAGATTGCTATGGAG GGTGGCTCTAGTGGAATAAAGTTGCTGGCACTGAAATTCTTGGAAGTTTTTGTATTACTTTTTACATCCGACATCCATGATCCTGAGAAATCCTCCAATGAAG GAGTCAGTCAAGCTGTTAATATCTCATGGTTGGTGGGTTGTCACCCAGTTCTTGATCCAATGGTGCTTACGACAGAGGCCAATAGGACTATTagcattttattaaaattattgcaGTCTGCTGGCAGTCTCCCTGGTTGCTTGACAATTACTGTTGTAAATTG TTTAGCATCTATTGCAAGGAAAAGGTCACAACACTATGATACTATCCTTTCAGCATTGCTTGATTTTGATCCAAATTTTCAAACAGTGAAAGGATGTCATGTTGCCAGTATTCAGTACTCTTTAAGAACAGCCTTTTTGGGTTTTCTAAGATGCACTTATTCTCCAATACTAGAG TCAAGAGAAAGACTGATAAGGAGTCTGCGAGCTATGAATGCGGGGGATGCTGCTGATCAGGTAATTCGGCAAGTAgacaaaatgattaaaaatggTGACCGTTTTACCCGCGATGCTCGAGTTAGCAAG GATGACCAACCATCTACTCAGTCACCCATTTCAGGGGAATTAACTAGGAAAAGACCTGTTTCTCATGATAGTGAACAATTGGCCAATGGTCATGAGTCCATCGCTAAGCGGATTCGTTCTGGTCCTGACTCTGACTTTACTTTAcctgctcaaataaatgattCTGGGAGGGATCTTAGCTCTGTTAACGGGGTGTCACCTAATGTTCCTGTTCTAGACCGTGAGCTAACTGCTGTGGAGCAAATGATTGCCGTGATTGGTGCTTTGATTGCTGAAGGAGAAAGAGGTGCTGAATCTCTTGAAATACTTATTTCACAGATTCATCCTGATCTGTTGGCTGATATTGTCATAGCTAATATGAAACACTTGCCTAAGGCACCCCCACCACTAGCAAGGCTTGGTAATCCATCAGTAAATCAACAAATAGGTTCCCAAGTCAGTCAATCTCAAGTTATAGCAGCATCTGCTTCAATGAGTTCTGTCCAATCCTTGGCTGTTTCTGCCCAAGCACAATTCCCTGCATCTACGCCCACTGCCACTACTTCATCACCATCTGACACCTCTAACTTCAGTAACCTTCCTG CTGATTCTAAACGTGATCCACGCAGGGTAAAATCCGCTAGATCTTTGCAAGAATTG GATCCCCGTCGTCTGGATCCGCGGCGTGGAGCAATAATTCCTGGAGGAGCAGCTGTCTCAATTACAGATGATACTGGAGCCGCAAAATTAGAATATGAGGATCCTGTATCTTCTATTAAGCCTGCTTCATATCCTGTTCCAAGCACTGATGGCGATACCCAATCAGAtataacaatcaaaataaaaactgaTGATATGATTTCTGATGGCTCCCTAGTTTCAGGACCTGATCAGGTTACTCCTAAAACAGAGGCTCTTGAAAGGCCTGGAGATCACCGGATTTCGGAAGCAAATGCTTCTTTAGATCTCGGGGTCTCATCCACTGATTCAAGAGATGAGGATCTCAGTACAGTAAATATTTCAGATGACGCTGAAATAAATGGGACTGATCCATCATCTCTATTAGAGCTTGATCAGTTTTCTATCGACGTCCAAGTACCATCCACATCAGAAGATACCTGTCTTGAGTTGCCACAGCTTCCACCATATGTTCAACTATCCCAAGAACAGGAAAGTAAGGTGAAACACATGGCTATTAGCCATATACTAGAGTCGTACAAACAATTGCATGGGGCAGATTGTCAGCAGTTTTGCATGCCACTACTTGCTAGACTTGTAGCTCAG ATTGATGATGATAATGGGATCACTGTGATGCTGCAAAAACACATTCTGGAAGACCACTGGCGAAAG GGGCATGAATTTGTTCTGCATGTTCTGTACCATCTTCACTCCTTGACGATATCAGATTCAGTCAGAAACTCTTCATCTTCTGCTGTTTTATATGATAACTTTCTCTTGGGAGTG GCCAAAACTCTGTTGGATTCTTTTCCAGCTTCCGACAAGTCTTTTAGCAGACTTCTTGGTGAAGTTCCATTTCTTCCTGAATCAGCCTTGAAGATTTTGAATGATCTATGCTATTCTGATGTTATTGACCATGATGGAAAAGTTATCCGTGACATTGAGCGTGTAACTCAAGGCCTTGGTGCTATCTGGAGTTTAATTTTGGGACGTCCACAAAATCGGCAAGACTGCTTAGGAATAGTTTTGAAG TGTGCTGTCCACTCACAAGATGAGATCAGAGCTAAAGCTATTCGACTG GTGACAAACAAGCTCTTTCAACTTAGTTACATAGCAGAAGATGTTGTGaaatttgcaacaaaaatgcTTCTCTCTGCGGTAGATCATGAAGTTTCAGATGCAGTGCAATCTGGACCTACTGAACAAAGAGCAGAG GTCAAAAGTCTTGAAATAAGTGGCACTTCTCAGGTTTTGGAGTCTACAATTTCTGAAAATGACACTGCTAGAGTTGCTAAACCAACTATCCAGAGTGTTTCATCTATATCGTTTTCTGAAGCGCAACGCctcatttctttattttttgccTTATGTACAAAG AAACCCAGTCTTCTACAGGTTGTATTTGATGTCTATGGGCAAGCCTCAAGAACTGTCAAGCAG GCTTTTCATCGCCACATTCCTAATCTTGTGAGGGCCCTAGGGCAATCTTATTCTGAATTGCTCAGTATCATATCTGATCCACCAAAAGGAAGTGAAAATCTTCTGACACTG GTGCTGCAAATATTGACTCAAGACACAACACCATCTTCTGATTTGATATCTACCGTTAAACATTTATATGAAACTAAATTTAGA GATGTTACAATTCTTGTTCCATTATTGTCATCACTCTCCAAGACTGAG GTTTTACCAATTTTCCCACGACTTGTTGACCTTCCATTGGAAAAATTTCAAAGGGCACTTGCTCACATATTACAG GGTTCAGCTCATACAGGTCCAGCTTTGACACCTGTAGAAGTGTTGGTTGCAATCCATGGAATTGTTCCAGAGAAAGATGGTCTTGCACTTAAGAAG ATAACAGATGCTTGCTCGGCTTGTTTTGAACAACGTACAGTGTTCACTCAGCAGGTTCTGGCCAAGGCCTTGAACCAGATG GTTGATCAAACTCCGTTGCCTCTGCTTTTCATGAGAACAGTTATTCAGGCAGTTGATGCTTTTCCAGCACTG GTTGATTTTGTTATGGAGATACTCTCAAAACTTGTGACCAAACAG GTGTGGCGAATGCCAAAACTTTGGGTTGGTTTCTTAAAATGTGTATATCAGACACAGCCACGTTCTTTTCATGTATTATTGCAG TTGCCACCTCAACAACTGGAAAGTGCACTAAACAGGCATGCTAATCTCAGAGGGCCCCTAGCTTCTTATGCCAATCAACCAACTGTAAAATCTTCACTTACTAG AAAAGGAGGCATTCAAGAACTTCTGCAATGA